A stretch of DNA from Thermodesulfobacteriota bacterium:
CCACGCCGCCCGGGTCTCCCAAGAAATCCGCGAGCTCGAGGAGCAGAAGGCCGACTTCGAGGAAGAGGCCAAGGCCTGCGCCCGCCGCGAGGACCACGACGGCGAGGCGGCGGCCAAGGCCAAGGCCGGGGCCGTGGGGAATCTGGCCCAGCGGGCGGCTGCCCGCCGCAAGGAACTCAACAAGCGTGTCGACCGCTTGCGGGCGGTGCGGGGGGCGGGAAACTGCCTCACCTGGGCCCACTGCATCGAGGACCCTCTCGCCATCGTCGGTGACGAAATCGACCGCAAGCCCCTGCTCCTGCCCTGCGCCAACGGCGTCATCGACCTCGAGACCGGCGAGCTCCGGCCCGGGGATCCCGCCGACCTCCTGGTGCGGGCCATCCCCATCGAGTACCGGGGCATCGACCAGGTCAACGCCGACTGGGAACGCTTCATCGACGAGATCCACCAGGGCGACGCCGAGATGGTTGCCTTCGTCCGCCGGCTTCTCGGCTACACCCTCACCGGCCTCACCACCGAGCACTTCATCGCCTGCTTCATCGGCGAGGGGGCCAACGGCAAGGGCACCCTCTTCGAGGTGCTGCGCGAGGTCATGGGCGAGCTCTCCTGGGCCATCGAGCCCGAGATGCTCCTCGACCAGAAGAACGCCAAGACCTCGGGCAGCGCCTCGGCCGACATCATCGCGCTCCACGGCCGGCGCCTGGTCGTGGCCAGCGAGACCGACCAGAACCGCCGCATCTCGGCGGCCAAGGTCAAGCGGCTCACCGGCGGCGACACCCTCAACGGCCGAAGCCCCCACGACAAGTACGAGATCAACTTCCAGCCCAGCCACAAGCTCGTGCTCTACACCAACCACCCGCCCAAGGGCCTGGCAGCCGACTTCGCGCTCTTCCGGCGGCTGGTCTACCTCTGGTACCCGCTGCGCTTCGTCGCCGACGTGGCCGCCCACCAGGAGCGCGACCCCCAGAACGCCCACCTCTACCGGCCGCGCGACGTGGCCCTCAAGGCCCGGCTCCTGGCCGACCCCGCCGGCATCCTCGCCTGGCTCGTCAAGGGCTGCCTCGAGTGGCAGCAGTTCGGCGGCCTCCAACCGCCCAAGGCCATCCTGGCCGCGGCCGAGGCCGTGCGCCGCGACGAAGACCACCTCGAGCGCTTCCTCGAGGCCCAGGCCACCCGGGTATCGGCCGAGCGCACCATCCGCTTCGCCTGGCTCTACGAGCAGTTCGGCAAGTGGTACGCCGAGAGCGTCGACGAGGACAAGCGCTACATCCCCACCAAGAAGAGCCTCGCCGACCAGCTCCGGCGCAAGGGGTACAAGACCGAGGTCGTGGGGGGGAATCTCAAGGTTTACGGGCTCGAAGTGCACGAGGTGACAGGATGACCTTCTCGTCCTGGAGAGATCTACCGAGGGGGGCGGGGCGGATCATCATGGCTCATCATGGGGTCATCATGGCTCATCATGGGGGGGTGTTTGGCGGAACGGCGGGCAAAAAACCACGAAGCCATGATGAGAGGATGAAAATCCCAGGCACGCGCGCGCGTACGCGGGTGTGCCCTTCTTCTGCTTTCTCTTTTCCTTTTTTCGTCTGCTAGTTCTTGGGATATTCATCATTTCATCTTGGTTTGAGAAAAAAAGAAAATAAAATCAAATAGTTAATAGGGCATGATGAAGCATGATGACCCCATGATGACAGGATGAGAAGTGAGCTTGTGAAATGCGCCTCCTCGAACTCGCCCAGGCCCGCATCCCTGGATTGAAGAAGAAAACCCCCCGCGAGTGGGCCGGGCCGTGCCCCGAGTGCGGCGGGAACGACCGGTTCGTGGTCACCGAGCGGCGCGGCAGCTGGGTCTTCTACTGCCGGGGGTGCGAGCACTCGGGCGGCGAGGTGGCTTTCCTGCGGCTCTGCGGCCTCAGCTGCCCGCAGGCCCACGCCGAGCTCGGGCTGCGGTGCTCGTCCGTCACCTGCCCGGCCACCCGCTGCCCGGCCCGGGACGACGCCCTGGCTCCTCGCTCCCGGCCCCTGCGCAGCCTCCGGCCGCCGGCGCCGCCGGCCCAGGCGCCCGAGTTCGTGCCCGCGCCGGCCACTACGCCCGAGGAGCAGTGGCAGGCCCGGGCGGCCAAGCTCGTGGCCACCGCCCACGAGGCCCTGCTGGCGGCTCCGCAGGCGCTGGCCTACCTGGCCGGCCGGGGCCTGCCGCGCCCGGCCGTCGAGCGCTACCGCTTGGGCTGGATCGCCCGCGACGTCTACCGGCCGCGGGCCGCCTGGGGCCTGCCCCAGGAGCTCCGGTCCGACGGCAAGCCCAAGAAGCTCTGGCTCCCGGCCGGCATCCTCATCCCCACCCTGGCCCCCACCGGGATTGTCGTGCGGCTGCGCATCCGGCGCGAGCACGTGGAGGAGGGCCGGCCCCGCTACTACCAGGTGCCCGGGGCGGGCAACGACCTGGTCTTGCTCGGCGACCTCGCCGCCCGGGCCGTGGTCGTGGTCGAGAGCGACCTCGACGCCCTGCTGGTGGCCCACGCCGCCGGCGACCTGGTGCAGGTTCTGCCGCTCACCACGGCCACCGCCAAGCCCAGGGAGTCCGCCGCCGCGGTGCTGGCCCGGGCCCTGGCCATCCTGGTGGCCACAGACCTGGACGCGAACCAGGCCGGCGGCAAGGCGGCCCGCTGGTGGCTGCAGCATTACCCCCGGGCCCGTCGCTGGCCCGTGCCCGCCGGCAAGGACCCCGGCGAGTACGCCCAGGCGGGCGGCGACGTGCGCGCCTGGGTGCTGGCCGGTCTGCCGCCCGTGTTCCACCTGGCCTCGAACCCGGTCGAAAAACCGGAAGTCCCCGCGGCCCAGGATCCCCAGCCCGCGCCGCTCCTCTGCGTGCGGGGCGAGAGCCGGGGCGGCATCCCCTACCTCATCGCCGAGACCCCGGCGCTCCTGGCCCTGGCCCGGCAGCAGTACCCCGACCACGCCCCCCTCCTCCGCGAGGAGCTCGCCCATCTCAAGGGCTACTCTGCCGAAGAGGCCCACCACGTGCTCGTGGCCCGGCAGGTCTTCCCCGAGGGGCGGATCGTGGCGAGCCGAAACACCAAGGAGGCCCCATGCCCGCGCTGAACTTCGCCGCCCGCTTCGCCCCGCTGGTCGAGTCCGGCCAGAAGCGCCAGACCCTGCGCGCCCGGCGCCGCGACGGGCGTGACCCCAAGGCGGGGCAGACCCTGCACCTCTACGCCGGCATGCGGACCCAGGGTTGCCGAAAGCTCCGCCAGGTTCTCTGCAAGGCCGTGCGGCCGGTCCGGGTCAGCCGCGGCGGCGACATCCTGGTGGCCGGCGAGCTCCTGGCCCTCTCCGCCGGCGAGGCCTTCGCCCGGGCCGACGGCTTCACCGACGTGGCCGAGTTGGTGGACTGGTTCGACCGCGTCCACGGCCTGCCCTTCGAAGGGTGTCTGATCCAGTGGTGAGCGAGGCGGCCATGCTTCCGGCGCGAGAAGAGCGCGCCGGCAA
This window harbors:
- a CDS encoding phage/plasmid primase, P4 family, with translation MSDGGKDNVVDLGALRAQVEARTREEAEQLQGDTPGDPAEGGDGPDDPRFVLSCLANNERGDGVLYATLHRGRYLHNKATGTWLKWNAHHWAPDRMNEATAAVDQVALRYQTHAARVSQEIRELEEQKADFEEEAKACARREDHDGEAAAKAKAGAVGNLAQRAAARRKELNKRVDRLRAVRGAGNCLTWAHCIEDPLAIVGDEIDRKPLLLPCANGVIDLETGELRPGDPADLLVRAIPIEYRGIDQVNADWERFIDEIHQGDAEMVAFVRRLLGYTLTGLTTEHFIACFIGEGANGKGTLFEVLREVMGELSWAIEPEMLLDQKNAKTSGSASADIIALHGRRLVVASETDQNRRISAAKVKRLTGGDTLNGRSPHDKYEINFQPSHKLVLYTNHPPKGLAADFALFRRLVYLWYPLRFVADVAAHQERDPQNAHLYRPRDVALKARLLADPAGILAWLVKGCLEWQQFGGLQPPKAILAAAEAVRRDEDHLERFLEAQATRVSAERTIRFAWLYEQFGKWYAESVDEDKRYIPTKKSLADQLRRKGYKTEVVGGNLKVYGLEVHEVTG
- a CDS encoding alpha helicase, translating into MRLLELAQARIPGLKKKTPREWAGPCPECGGNDRFVVTERRGSWVFYCRGCEHSGGEVAFLRLCGLSCPQAHAELGLRCSSVTCPATRCPARDDALAPRSRPLRSLRPPAPPAQAPEFVPAPATTPEEQWQARAAKLVATAHEALLAAPQALAYLAGRGLPRPAVERYRLGWIARDVYRPRAAWGLPQELRSDGKPKKLWLPAGILIPTLAPTGIVVRLRIRREHVEEGRPRYYQVPGAGNDLVLLGDLAARAVVVVESDLDALLVAHAAGDLVQVLPLTTATAKPRESAAAVLARALAILVATDLDANQAGGKAARWWLQHYPRARRWPVPAGKDPGEYAQAGGDVRAWVLAGLPPVFHLASNPVEKPEVPAAQDPQPAPLLCVRGESRGGIPYLIAETPALLALARQQYPDHAPLLREELAHLKGYSAEEAHHVLVARQVFPEGRIVASRNTKEAPCPR
- a CDS encoding ASCH domain-containing protein, with protein sequence MPALNFAARFAPLVESGQKRQTLRARRRDGRDPKAGQTLHLYAGMRTQGCRKLRQVLCKAVRPVRVSRGGDILVAGELLALSAGEAFARADGFTDVAELVDWFDRVHGLPFEGCLIQW